The stretch of DNA TCCTGCCGGGGAGAGCGTGGGGGATGTACGGGAGCGCGCGATCCCCAAGTTACAGGAGTTGGTCGAGTTCCACCGAGAGCAGGAGTTCGCCCTGGTTTCCCATGGTGCTCTGAACCGGGTAATTCTGGCCGAGGCCCTTCACTTATCCTTCGCTCACCTGCTGCGGATCGAGCAGGATTACGGGTGCCTGAACATAATTGAGTATACCCCCTCGTGGACGCTGGTGAAATTAATCAATGGATAGGTGGTAAATTGCGGATTGCGGGTTGCAGATTGCAGATTGTTCTTGTGATTATTCTTTTCATCCTAATTGGCGGTGGGAATTCGTTCGCCGCCACCTTCACCGATGAGGTAGGCCGGAAACTGGAAGTGCAAGGAAGCCCGCAGCGCTTTGTTTCCGTTGCTCCCAGTGTCACGGAAACCCTTTTTGCCCTGGGCCTTGGAGACCGGTTGGTAGGAGTAAGTTCCTACTGCCAGTTTCCTCCCGAAGCTTTAAAGAAAGAGAAGGTCGGGGGCTACATCAACCCCTCTCTGGAGAAGATCGTTGCCTTGCGGCCGGACTTAGTCATAGGAATCGCCGAAGGAGATTTAAAGACCTTCGTGGACAAGTTAGCCAAGTTGAAGATTCCTGTGTACATTACCAATCCCAAGAACGTTTCCGAGGTGATTACCTCCATGCAACACATCGGAGAGGTGACCTATTCCGTCCAGTCTGCGCAAAGAGTGACCCAGGCGATGAAAGAAAGAATTCAGGCCATCCGGACCAAAGTCCAGGGGCG from Deltaproteobacteria bacterium encodes:
- a CDS encoding cobalamin-binding protein, yielding MQIVLVIILFILIGGGNSFAATFTDEVGRKLEVQGSPQRFVSVAPSVTETLFALGLGDRLVGVSSYCQFPPEALKKEKVGGYINPSLEKIVALRPDLVIGIAEGDLKTFVDKLAKLKIPVYITNPKNVSEVITSMQHIGEVTYSVQSAQRVTQAMKERIQAIRTKVQGRPHPRVLHVLNFEPLISAGKGTFVDDLIRLGGGRNIAETAQGKYPRFSLEEVLAVDPEVIILASMRSDDPLTEQRRWWERWKTITAVRQGRIHVLNSDLIHRPSPRIVDGLEQVARAIHPEAFK